TTTGCTGGGGATGCACAGCACATAGCTTGCTGACCTGCTGTCAGTTCCCAGCCATGTCCTTGCCCCGGCCCTGCACCCTCCCTTGGTGCGGGGGAAGGAAGGGGTGAGCTGGCTCTACTCAGCACTTCCCACAACACTCACTTGTGATCTGCCTAccctgccccaggcagggctTGGAGTTGCTGGCCCCTGCCCTCCTCGTGACACTCTCCCTCCTCTTGCAGGGGCTGTGTTCGCTACCAGGGAGGGTCCCAGGAACACTCTgtccagcccagctcctcttgCCACGGCCTGTCCCAGCTGAGGAACGTGGCCTCTTCTGGTAAGCTTGCAGCCCTGCGCTGAAGAGGATGGAGGGTCCTACACAACGGGTTGGGGGCAGCTGCTGTCCTGGGCAGTGTGAGGGTTAGCAAGAACTGGGTTCtgtcctcctctctgcagccacCTCACTGCAGTGGCTTGGGGCAGGCAACTTCCCCCGTCCCCTTCCAGTGAGAAGCCCTTGTCTTGTCAAGcaccttcctcttcccagaTGCCATCAAGAAACACAAGAAGAGCCTGTCTGCATGGTTCAGCCACCAGCCCAATGAAGAGAGGCAGTTCGGCCCTTCCTTCTCACTGGATGCAGTCCATGTGGACCCAGTGATCCGGGAGAGCTCCCTGGAGGAGATCCTGAAGCCTTCGCCTGACCTAACCATCCAGaaccagctccagcagccctgcagccaggtTATCAGCCTCCAGAACCTTTTCGATGTGGATGCCTGTGGGCGGCAGGTGAAGAACGTGGTGCTGTATGGCACTGTGGGCACGGGGAAGAGCACCCTCATCAAGAAGATGGTGGTGGACTGGTGCCATGGTCGCCTACCCCGCTTTGAGCTGGTCATCCCCTTCTCCTGCGAGGACCTGTCCCATAGTCACGCCCCTATCTCCCTGCGGCGCCTCATAACCAAGAAGTACCAGCACCTCCAGGATGTGGTGCCGATGCTGGGCGCTTCCAACCTCAAGGTGCTTTTCATCCTCAATGGCCTGGAGCGCCTCAACTTGGACTTCCGGCTGGCTggcacagagctgtgctgtgacCCCAAGGAGCCTGTGCCTCCCTCTGCCATCGTGGTCAACCTGCTGCGAAAATACCTCCTGCCAGAGGTCAGTGtctccctccagctccttcatGCTGGAGAAAGGCTGGGGGTGAGCCCTGGGGCATTGCAGGCATGGCCATTGTGCTAATTGCTTGTAGTTCAGCTTGGCTGTGAGCAAACAGGCAGCCTCCACTCCTGGAGGGACTCACCAAGCTGGCCTCATGCGACTGTTACTGGTTTGTCTCTGTGGGATCTTTGGGGAGGCCTGGTAAGGCAAAGAAGGCAGTTTGCTGGGCTGTGGTCTTCCAGACTCGATATATGTCTagcaggggatggggaaagcTCTTCTGTCCCCTCTGCCTAGGCCAGATTTGAACCAACACCCTTTGGGCAGCAGCTTCATGAACCCCAGCCCCTGGGTGGTGTGATCCTCGTGCACCTATATGTGGGTTATGCACTTGGGACCCTGCTGAGCTTAGATCAAAGCCACAGAGGGAGCACGTCCAAACTCACCCAGCCCTCTGCTTCCAGGCCAGCATCATCGTCACCACGCGCCCATCGGCAGTGCGCCGGATCCCTGGCAAGTACGTGGGCCGCTATGCTGAGATCTGTGGCTTCTCCGACACCAACCTGCAGAAGCTGTACTTCCAGATGCGTCtcagccagcctggctgcagtGGAGAGGACAGTGCGGGTAGCAGCTCAGGTGAGCAGGAAAATTTGGTGGAGATGTTGTCGAGGAACTTGGAGCGCCACAACCAAATAGCCGCTGCCTGCTTCTTGCCCTCTTACTGCTGGCTGGTGTGCACCACGCTGCACTTCCTCTACTTCACCAGGACGGTGCCTCCCAGCCAGACCCTGACTGGCATCTACACCAGCTTCCTGAGGCTCAACTTCAGCGGGGAGGTGCTGGACAGCACCGACCCCACCAACACCTCCATGATGAAGTACGTGGCCAAGATGGTGGGCAAGCTGGCCTACGAAGGGGTGATGTCCCGCAAGACCTGCTTCTCAGAGGATGACCTGCAGCAGTGTTTTGAGGTGGAGATGAAGACTGAAAGTGAGCTCAACCTCCTGGAGGTCTTCCGCAACGATGTCTTCCGCTTCTTCCTCACTCCATGTGTGCAGCCAGGCAAAGAGCACACCTTTGTCTTCACCATCCCTGCTATGCAGGAGTACCTGGCAGCCCTGTATGTGGTTCTGGGTGAGAAGAAGACCCTGGCACAGAGAGTGGGGAAGGAGGTGTCAGAGGTCATTGGGAAGGTGAGCGAAGATGTCGCTGTCGTTCTGAATATCATCTCCAAGGTGCTGCCCTTGCGCTTCCTGCCAGTGCTCTTCAACCTGCTCAAAATCTTCCCTCGCTACTTCTCCCGGCTGAGTGGTAAGAACCGGGATGCTATTGCCCACACCATGGCAGAGGAGCTGTTCAAAGAGGAGGACTACTACAATGACGATGTCTTGGACCAGATCAATTCCAGCATCCTGGGCATGGAGGGCCCCATACGCCACCCTGATGAGGCCCCTGATGATGAGGTCTTTGAGCTCTTCCCCATCTTCATGGGTGGGATACTGTCCCGCCGTAACCGCGCCATCCTTgagcagctgggctgctccATCAAGAACCTGGCAGCCTTTGAGATCGCCAAGGCCATGAAGAAGACAGTCATCAGGAATAGCCGCAAGGGGCTGCCCCCCTCCGAGCTGATGGACTACCTCTTCTTCCTGCATGAGTTCCAGAATGAGCGCTTCACAGCTGAGGCCATCCGGTCCCTCCGGACTGTCAACCTCTCATCTGTCAAGATGACCCCTCTCAAGTGCTCTGTCCTGGCATCTGTCATGGGCACCACATGCCACGAGGTGGAGGAGCTGAACCTGACCTCCTGCAACCTTGACACGAGCAGCTTGAGGAtcctcttccctgtcctgctgcgATGCAAAGCTCTCCAGTGAGTACCACCTTCTTCTGCCCTTGGGCAGTGCTCGAAAATTGGGCTCTCCCTCACCTCTGCCGATCACAGGGATACACTAGGAGCCCAAGCATGGCAAAGGTAGGGAAGGGCTGCATGCCCTTGTTCATCCTCAGTGCAGACCTAGGGGACTACAGCTTCCAACACGCAACACTCCTTGAGCAGCCTTGCTAGGACACTGCATGCTGGGATTTGCAGTCCCAACACACCTTCCTGTAGGACTCTTCGGGCAGCTCTCTGCATCTGGTACTGCAGGCTGGGCTGCCAGTTCCCCTGGCAGACCCAGGTCCCTCCCATTGCTTGGCCCCCCGGAGCCACCCAGCATCCCGTGTAGCTAGCTCTGTTACTACTAACTCTGGGCAGGAGATGCGCGGCCCAAGGGTGGGAGTCTGGGCTGCGCAAAGGGATGGGTTCTCTTCCAGTCCATTTATGGAACTGCAGTCTGCCTGTTGTCCAGGGGGTGGCGAGTCGTGCTCAGCAGAGATGCACTCGGCTGTGCAGTGGGGATGTGCAGCACTTCCTTCCTCCAGACGCTCAGGAGGGCTTGGTGGGGTCCTGATCCCTCCTCAGATCTTCACCTACCCCCTGCAGACCCTgcacccccttcccctcccttgctcctgctggcactggctctgctGGCTGATGCTACCCAAGCTCTGGTGCAGTTTCAGTGTGCTCCCTTTTGGAGAGGAAGCCTTGCATGGCCTTGTCTGAGGAGCCCAGGTAGGATGGTGATGGGGAGGGCCAGGGAAAATGGAGAGAGCAGGGTTGCCAGCCCAACAGGTAACAGCTGTTTCGGTCCTGCCACCCCCATGTCTTGCTCTGCATCAGTCTGCAGCTCAACAGCCTGGGCTCTGATGCCTGCAAGGAAATCCGTGACCTGCTCCTGCATGACAAGTGCGTGGTGAGCAACCTGCGGTGAGTACTGCCTCTGTCCTTGCATGAAACTGTCTCTGCTGCCCACTGTGTGCCCTGCCCCTGGGCCCCCTGCCCAGCCTCGGCATTGCCCTGAACTCCTGTGTCCACAGGCTGGCAAATAACCCTGTGGGCGAGCAGGGGGCACAATACCTGGCTGAGGCACTGGCAGGCAACCGCTCTCTGACCCATTTGTCCCTGCTGCACACCGCGCTGGGGGACCAGGGCGCTGAGGTCATTGCTCAGCACCTGGCCGAGAACCAGCACCTCCAGGAGCTCAACCTGGGCTACAACTCCCTGACAGACACAGCTGCCCTGCACGTGGTGGAGGTGGCCAAAAAGCACGCAACCCTGGACAAAGTGCAGTGAGTTCACTCTGCCCCATCTCTTCCCTCTTGCAGGCAGTGCCTCCAACCCAGTGTCCCTCCCCATGGCAGTAAGCAGGGAGCCCCTCTATGCCTCTGCgtcctccccccagccctcacagtgtctcctgctccttttctctCAACCTGCAGTCTGTACTTCAACGACATCAGTGAGGACGGCAAGCGGGCACTTCACAGCCTGCGCATGGACCGGGATGGCGTCAGAGCGCTGGTCTTCCTTACAGCAGGCACCGACGTCTCTGACTACTGGTCCAACATCCTGAACGTGGTGCAGAGGAACCTGCCTTTCTGGGACCGCGAGCGGGTTCGGCAGCACCTTGCCCTCATCCTGCAGGACCTGGAGAGCAGCCGGAGACAAACTGCCAACCCCTGGAGGAAAGCCAAGTTCCTACGAGTCGAAAGTGAGGTCAAGAAGATGCTGGGGAAACTGCAGCACGGGACCCTCTAACCTGCTGTCCATCCACCcagccagggagggagcagTGCGGCTGGGGAGGAAACACTGGAGTATGCCCCAGCAGCACATCCCCTGCGACCTTATCCACATGGAGATGCTTAATGGTCGGGTGCTACCAAGGCTGTCAAAGGTGCTGGGTATGTGGGGCTCAGCCTTTATCTGCAGGCAAGGCTGAAGTGTGGGAGAACTGTACAGAGACGAGGCCTGGAGCAAATGGGACTTGTTCTTCTGGACTTGTAGAGACCcagcccctgcaccccagccaCTGCTGGCCTGGCCACGAGCCACAGcagtggcagaggagcaggactCAGGCTTGCTTGTGAAACGTTTGGTAGCATTAAAGTGCACCGCTTTGTTTCCACAGAAGCACACTAGTGCCAAGACTCGATCTCCTCTCCGGGCCCTTCCTAGGGGAGGAATGCAGAGGTCCTGGTGCAGCCATCCCTCCAGCAGTTGGAGTGGAGGGCTCTGGCCCTTCCCTATCTCATGGGGCTAGGATGGGGCAGCCCACTTCTGCTCCAGCCCATGCCAAACCAGTTGGCCTTCCCCACCGTGGGCTGCCCTTGGGGGCAGCTGGAAGCTGGGACACCAGGATCTGTTCCCAGTCTGGGTGTCCCGGGGTGCtggtccctgctcccagctcgGCTGGGTGAGGGCTGGCAgtgccctggggctgggagggcaggggagacGTCGGGGCTGTTTAACCATTAAACATGGGGCGTCTTGGAAGAGGCGGGGACGCTGGCTTCCCTGCCACTTCACCCTGTACCTTGCTCCCTCTCACATTCCCTGCAGCCATGAAGCAAACAAAAGGTatgtgctggggcagtggggctTCATCCTGCAGAGACCCTTCCCCACACGCATGTCTCCAGACCCTGCTTCCACATAGAGCAAGGCAATGTCAGAGCCCAGGCAGGCCATGGAAAGGAGCTAGAGGCATCCAGGAAAATGCAGATGGACGTTGTGGGGGCGTTTGGCAGGAATCCCATCTCCTTGGGTTTGGGCGTCCTTGTGCTggaagaggtggggaggggTTTTATGGGGAGGTGTGCAGAGGAAGGCCTCTGTCTCCATCTCCTGGCTTCAGCCAGCTCTTTGGGGCCCTGGTGACCCTTCTCATCCCTTACTCAAAAGCCCTGTAAACCCCCAGGACTAACCTCCATCTGCATTCTGTCGCCTGGCCCTACTTTGCCCCTGGTGCTGCAGGACCCTGCTGGACTGGGCAGCAGGTGCCCGTTGGACCCAAGCAGCAGAtgtcctgctgctttgaaatgcaAGAGGACACTGGTGGTGGGACCAAGGGCCGAGCCGTGCCCGAGCACAGGCTGTAGCCAGGGGGCAGAGGGGCCGGGGGTCTGTGTGGACTTGGCAAACCCACCTTACCTGGTGTGGCATGCTCAGCCTGTGAATGGACAAGCCCTGAGTGCTGGAGAGCATGGGATCTGCTCCCGGCCCGCCGCCTCCTGCACtgacctctcctctccctctgcaggGCTCGAGGGTGACAAGAAGTCTATCATGTAAGTGCTGACCTCCCCCTGGCCAGGGGCTTCCTGGGGCTCATGGCCCCACaactgggctgtgctggggcacATGCTCAGCTGAGGTGGTGTGGGTTACGGCTGCCaatcccagctgcctgccccaggaAGGTCTTCCCTGAGTTGTTAACTCAGGAGAGATGTGGGGGACAGTTCTAAGCGGGAGATCCCCTCCTGGCTTTCCACAAGGAAGAGGAGGCACTGGAGCTGTGGCCCCAGCTGGCCCTTTATGGGAGAAACGGGGCTCCccatggcagggctggggagggtggggggaaggccATGCTGCTGTACTAATGTGGCCTCTCCTGCCCTTtatcatttcagaaaatttgaATTTAACCCCAAAGATGGGATTGACAACCCTGCCTTGTCGCTGACTGAGGACATGGGTAAATACCCTTATCTCCCCAGGGCATCCCTGTGTCAGCACGGGGTTCTGGCAGCTGGGCATCACTGGGGTCCTGGGCTCTCTCACTCTGGGGAGCTGTGGGGACGTGAACACGTAAGGCAGCGGGGATGGGGAGACCCCAGCCCAGGATGGGGTAGAGACTCGTGTTAGGATCCCTGCAGGGCCCTGCTTATGGGCTGTGCCCCCATGCAGATGGCGAGGGTGTGGGGGAGCCCCGCTTCTACCTCCTGAGCAAAGGCAGCGCAGAGACCTTTGGCTTCTGCCTCCACGAGGAGCTGGGCTGCCAGGGCCACATCATCCGGCAGGTCGAGCTGGGGGGGCTGGCCCAGCGCAGGGGGCTGCAGGACGGGGACCGGCTCCTCCAGGTCAATGGCCACTTTGTGGACAACATGGACCACTGCAGGGTAAGCTGGGAGCACTCTGGGGCTGTGGGAACACCCGGGTCCTC
This Gymnogyps californianus isolate 813 chromosome 25, ASM1813914v2, whole genome shotgun sequence DNA region includes the following protein-coding sequences:
- the NLRX1 gene encoding NLR family member X1, which encodes MSRAMQCQSCLPWGSWMQLRRSLPGSRGTRSVYLCAASVPGAAGSYFVRKILHTSSISLPRGCVRYQGGSQEHSVQPSSSCHGLSQLRNVASSDAIKKHKKSLSAWFSHQPNEERQFGPSFSLDAVHVDPVIRESSLEEILKPSPDLTIQNQLQQPCSQVISLQNLFDVDACGRQVKNVVLYGTVGTGKSTLIKKMVVDWCHGRLPRFELVIPFSCEDLSHSHAPISLRRLITKKYQHLQDVVPMLGASNLKVLFILNGLERLNLDFRLAGTELCCDPKEPVPPSAIVVNLLRKYLLPEASIIVTTRPSAVRRIPGKYVGRYAEICGFSDTNLQKLYFQMRLSQPGCSGEDSAGSSSGEQENLVEMLSRNLERHNQIAAACFLPSYCWLVCTTLHFLYFTRTVPPSQTLTGIYTSFLRLNFSGEVLDSTDPTNTSMMKYVAKMVGKLAYEGVMSRKTCFSEDDLQQCFEVEMKTESELNLLEVFRNDVFRFFLTPCVQPGKEHTFVFTIPAMQEYLAALYVVLGEKKTLAQRVGKEVSEVIGKVSEDVAVVLNIISKVLPLRFLPVLFNLLKIFPRYFSRLSGKNRDAIAHTMAEELFKEEDYYNDDVLDQINSSILGMEGPIRHPDEAPDDEVFELFPIFMGGILSRRNRAILEQLGCSIKNLAAFEIAKAMKKTVIRNSRKGLPPSELMDYLFFLHEFQNERFTAEAIRSLRTVNLSSVKMTPLKCSVLASVMGTTCHEVEELNLTSCNLDTSSLRILFPVLLRCKALHLQLNSLGSDACKEIRDLLLHDKCVVSNLRLANNPVGEQGAQYLAEALAGNRSLTHLSLLHTALGDQGAEVIAQHLAENQHLQELNLGYNSLTDTAALHVVEVAKKHATLDKVHLYFNDISEDGKRALHSLRMDRDGVRALVFLTAGTDVSDYWSNILNVVQRNLPFWDRERVRQHLALILQDLESSRRQTANPWRKAKFLRVESEVKKMLGKLQHGTL